A genomic segment from Nematostella vectensis chromosome 6, jaNemVect1.1, whole genome shotgun sequence encodes:
- the LOC116614299 gene encoding uncharacterized protein LOC116614299: MKRQVPGIFGANLLSQVPEFKKLMTEDKKRTGFAKVAGSCNVWVPPFSEADVLVTGPQWGCSAVVEPLSVPICGNLSVASTLVNTSRACFVVKVADQTAKDIWLKPRTRLGIVRECDVLQQGEPLLFFQESNSVTVSCGLSADPRKPPKREAEDMARWQGSQELPTGITVVCFPGTEQQRETALQIIRNYRDVFAKDSDDMGCTSTTYQRIHTEDDVPVMERHRRIPPNQYQEVKQHLQDLLRRQVIKPNKSDYASPIVLVRKKSGAIRLCVDYRKLNGKTQRDAYPLPRVEESLDALRGARFFSTIDLASAYKWGWTPECLSASRTRLQRSKD, encoded by the coding sequence ATGAAGAGACAGGTACCTGGGATTTTCGGGGCAAACCTACTGTCTCAGGTACCAGAGTTTAAGAAATTAATGACAGAAGATAAGAAAAGGACTGGTTTTGCTAAAGTGGCGGGGTCCTGTAACGTGTGGGTCCCCCCCTTTAGTGAAGCTGATGTACTAGTGACTGGCCCTCAGTGGGGCTGTAGTGCTGTTGTGGAGCCTTTATCGGTTCCAATTTGTGGAAACTTGTCTGTGGCGAGCACTCTTGTAAATACGTCCAGGGCGTGCTTTGTGGTCAAGGTAGCTGACCAGACCGCAAAAGATATCTGGCTCAAACCCAGAACACGTCTTGGAATTGTGCGGGAATGTGATGTGTTGCAACAGGGGGAGCCTTTGTTGTTCTTTCAGGAAAGTAACTCAGTGACGGTCTCTTGTGGCCTCAGTGCAGATCCTCGGAAGCCACCCAAACGGGAAGCCGAGGACATGGCGCGTTGGCAGGGGTCGCAAGAGCTCCCAACCGGGATCACTGTCGTATGCTTTCCTGGAACAGAGCAGCAGCGGGAGACGGCTCTCCAAATCATCAGAAATTACCGAGATGTGTTCGCCAAAGACAGTGATGACATGGGGTGTACTTCCACCACCTACCAACGTATCCACACCGAGGACGATGTACCCGTGATGGAGCGGCACCGGCGGATACCCCCAAACCAGTACCAAGAAGTGAAACAGCACCTGCAGGACCTCCTGAGGCGTCAAGTGATCAAGCCGAATAAAAGCGATTATGCGTCCCCCATAGTGCTCGTAAGGAAGAAGTCTGGCGCCATCCGCCTGTGCGTAGACTACAGGAAGCTCAACGGCAAGACGCAGCGCGACGCGTACCCCCTACCGAGAGTCGAGGAATCCCTGGATGCACTTCGTGGGGCAAGGTTTTTCTCAACGATTGACCTTGCCTCCGCCTACAAGTGGGGGTGGACCCCCGAATGCCTTTCGGCCTCCAGAACGCGCCTGCAACGTTCCAAAGACTGA